In one Rhodohalobacter sp. 614A genomic region, the following are encoded:
- a CDS encoding mannonate dehydratase codes for MSTRRDFIKKSASLAALSAAGFIPGKGFGFGGMGRPAPETEWMEFSVAHWNPNPKRMQLTKMMGVLGGVSGSGGDAAARKKEFEDAGLKWTVLEGVNLTRAQLGVEGRDENIEQFIDLIKECSEVGQKIICYNWMPAVSWSRSNSSAPSRGGSKVTRFDIEDANTELTRYGDDFTHEDLWENMEYFLNAVVPEAEKYDVKLALHPDDPPIDRLRGIPRIITSVDALKRVTQLYDSPYNGLTFCQGSIASQGKDVDIPAAIRWFGERDLIHFVHFRDVRGTPTNFEETWHDDGQNDMYEAMKAYYDVGFRGPIRPDHVPGITGYENTDSVGYTDLGLLFAVGYIRGLMEAVIKSSS; via the coding sequence TTGAGTACACGAAGAGATTTTATTAAAAAAAGTGCATCGTTAGCGGCACTTTCTGCCGCGGGTTTTATACCCGGTAAAGGATTTGGTTTTGGCGGTATGGGCCGGCCGGCACCCGAAACAGAATGGATGGAATTTAGTGTAGCCCACTGGAATCCAAATCCTAAACGGATGCAGCTCACTAAAATGATGGGCGTTCTGGGAGGGGTGAGTGGATCCGGAGGCGATGCAGCCGCCCGTAAAAAAGAATTCGAAGATGCAGGGTTGAAATGGACAGTTCTGGAAGGAGTGAATCTTACCAGGGCCCAGCTTGGTGTAGAGGGAAGAGATGAAAACATCGAGCAATTTATTGATCTGATCAAAGAGTGCTCAGAGGTCGGACAAAAAATTATTTGTTACAACTGGATGCCTGCTGTCAGCTGGTCACGAAGTAACAGTTCTGCTCCAAGCCGTGGTGGATCAAAAGTTACCCGGTTTGATATTGAAGATGCCAATACGGAGTTGACCAGATATGGCGATGATTTTACCCACGAAGATCTGTGGGAAAACATGGAATATTTTCTGAATGCTGTAGTACCAGAAGCAGAAAAATATGATGTAAAACTCGCTTTGCATCCCGATGATCCTCCCATCGACCGGCTGAGAGGAATTCCAAGAATTATCACTTCTGTAGATGCTCTGAAACGGGTTACTCAACTTTATGACAGTCCATATAACGGGTTAACATTTTGCCAGGGAAGTATTGCAAGCCAGGGAAAAGATGTAGATATCCCCGCAGCCATTCGTTGGTTCGGTGAAAGAGATCTCATCCACTTTGTTCACTTCCGGGATGTGAGAGGAACTCCAACCAATTTTGAAGAAACCTGGCATGATGATGGACAAAACGATATGTATGAAGCCATGAAAGCATATTACGATGTAGGATTTCGTGGCCCCATACGGCCGGATCATGTGCCGGGAATAACAGGATACGAAAATACAGATAGTGTTGGATACACCGATCTGGGACTTCTTTTTGCTGTCGGTTATATCAGAGGATTGATGGAAGCAGTCATAAAAAGCAGTTCATAA
- a CDS encoding mandelate racemase/muconate lactonizing enzyme family protein: protein MSNKINNGKGEDRRTFLKKASLGGLGLGSMIMNPYHNQIEHITSTVNRSSSPSELKITDMRIAEVDGIPFRIPIIRIDTNQGISGYGEVRDDGDPRYALMLKSRILGENPCNVEKLFKIIRQFGFHGRQGGGVAGVETALWDLAGKAYGVPVYQLLGGKYRDKIRLYADTAGARDPKVFADRMKKTRVDKGYTALKMDIGIGLVANIPGALTNTYHHSPQGERRLQSQYSGTPDEYGQIDHPFTRIQITEKGLDKIEEFVSVMRDTIGYEIPLGIDHTGHFDVDEAIKLARRLEPYTLSYMEDLVAWKWVDKWKQITNSTTTPTVTGEDIFGLEGGFKELIDKQAVNMVHPDLGSAGGILETKRIGDYAEDGGIGMMLHYAGSPIGFFGSVHAAAATQNFMWLEHHSVENDAWYSLISDDTVVFDEGYVPVPEKPGLGFELNEEAIKANLTEDSGFFEPTPEWDEPRSWDRLWS, encoded by the coding sequence ATGAGTAATAAGATAAACAATGGTAAAGGTGAAGATCGTAGAACTTTTCTGAAAAAGGCAAGTTTAGGCGGATTAGGACTCGGTTCCATGATAATGAACCCTTATCATAATCAGATCGAACATATAACGTCTACAGTAAATCGAAGTTCTTCCCCGTCAGAGCTTAAGATAACGGACATGCGAATCGCAGAAGTTGACGGGATACCCTTTCGGATTCCCATTATACGTATCGATACCAACCAGGGAATTTCCGGTTATGGTGAAGTACGGGATGATGGCGATCCACGCTATGCCCTGATGTTGAAAAGCCGAATTTTGGGTGAGAATCCATGCAACGTCGAAAAACTTTTTAAAATAATTCGCCAGTTTGGTTTTCATGGACGGCAGGGTGGCGGAGTAGCCGGTGTTGAAACTGCCTTGTGGGATCTGGCCGGGAAAGCATACGGAGTTCCCGTTTATCAGCTTTTAGGAGGTAAATACCGCGATAAAATCCGGCTTTATGCTGATACAGCTGGAGCCAGAGATCCCAAAGTATTTGCTGATCGAATGAAAAAAACGCGGGTAGATAAAGGATATACAGCTTTAAAAATGGATATTGGAATTGGATTGGTAGCCAATATTCCCGGAGCGCTTACAAATACATATCATCATTCTCCACAAGGCGAAAGGCGCTTGCAAAGTCAATATTCGGGAACCCCCGACGAATATGGCCAGATCGATCATCCGTTCACACGTATCCAGATAACAGAAAAAGGTTTGGATAAAATTGAAGAGTTTGTGAGTGTAATGCGTGATACTATTGGATACGAAATTCCTCTTGGAATCGATCATACAGGGCACTTCGATGTAGACGAAGCCATAAAACTTGCCCGGCGATTAGAGCCTTATACACTTTCATATATGGAAGATCTCGTAGCCTGGAAATGGGTGGATAAATGGAAGCAGATCACCAATTCAACTACCACACCCACCGTAACCGGTGAGGATATTTTTGGGCTCGAAGGTGGGTTTAAAGAATTGATTGATAAACAGGCAGTGAATATGGTGCATCCTGATTTAGGGTCCGCCGGAGGCATTCTGGAAACCAAACGGATTGGCGATTATGCCGAAGACGGTGGTATTGGCATGATGCTTCATTACGCGGGATCTCCCATTGGTTTTTTTGGGTCTGTTCATGCTGCGGCAGCTACACAGAATTTTATGTGGTTAGAGCATCATTCAGTAGAAAACGATGCCTGGTACAGCCTGATTTCAGATGATACTGTAGTTTTCGATGAAGGATATGTACCCGTTCCCGAAAAACCGGGCCTTGGATTTGAATTGAACGAAGAAGCAATCAAAGCAAATTTAACCGAAGATTCAGGGTTTTTTGAGCCGACCCCCGAGTGGGATGAACCACGATCCTGGGATCGTCTTTGGAGTTAG
- a CDS encoding RagB/SusD family nutrient uptake outer membrane protein yields MKYKIYITFTLVGILFMYAGCNDKFLDIDPKEAASVDSFFSSEADAVAAINAAYASLQNRSMYSEWYPKAVEGASDDMGLSNTDDLSLTNYTWSPTLQPTDDVWQASYEGIFRANLVLQRVPDIEMDQSVKDRIIGEAHFLRALYYWHLMTLFGEVPLVVEANPNNPKEAELPKSSSPEIIAQMVTDLEAAINSLPRREEYDAANVGRATEGAARALLGKVYLYSASPIFGGDQQGYDLAAEQFSQLINNYNYQLIDYRKLWVEDNNAESFFEVQYVDVGGGIWGVQDAASINEIQIRAALNLPNGHGGNGNLIPTQDAVDEFESYNGPDPDDEFDNFDPRLYYSVWKQGDYFDSQEPEYQSAWSPTQYNVKKGLAFPFTDRAEDGTDRNIPLIRYGDVLLMYAEAVNAKSSRDPSEAIWAINQVRARVNMPAYPNNSESMYSVDAGSSEQEIFEAIVHERRVELLGEYHRYNDLRRWEIAEEEMGALGWQSPRHVFFPIPAEEVENNAQLEQNPNY; encoded by the coding sequence ATGAAATATAAAATATATATCACATTTACACTCGTAGGCATACTGTTTATGTATGCAGGTTGTAATGATAAATTTCTGGATATAGATCCTAAAGAAGCAGCCTCTGTTGATTCCTTTTTCTCCAGCGAAGCCGATGCTGTGGCGGCTATTAATGCTGCCTATGCATCTCTTCAAAATCGTTCGATGTATAGTGAATGGTATCCCAAAGCAGTAGAGGGAGCTTCCGATGATATGGGACTTTCAAATACAGATGATCTCTCTTTAACAAATTATACATGGTCTCCCACTCTTCAGCCCACAGATGATGTATGGCAAGCTTCTTATGAAGGAATTTTCCGCGCAAATTTGGTACTCCAGCGAGTTCCTGATATCGAAATGGATCAGTCTGTAAAAGACCGGATAATAGGAGAGGCTCATTTTCTCCGTGCCCTATACTATTGGCATTTGATGACACTGTTCGGTGAGGTTCCTTTGGTTGTAGAGGCAAATCCAAATAATCCCAAAGAAGCCGAGTTACCAAAAAGCAGTTCTCCTGAAATTATTGCTCAAATGGTAACGGATCTTGAGGCCGCTATCAATAGTCTCCCCCGCCGGGAAGAATATGATGCTGCAAATGTAGGCCGTGCAACAGAAGGCGCGGCAAGGGCATTGTTAGGAAAAGTTTACTTGTACTCCGCATCTCCCATTTTTGGAGGGGATCAACAAGGGTATGATTTGGCTGCTGAACAGTTTTCCCAGCTCATTAATAATTACAACTATCAACTGATTGATTACCGGAAACTTTGGGTAGAGGATAATAATGCCGAAAGCTTTTTTGAGGTACAATATGTAGATGTGGGCGGCGGTATCTGGGGAGTTCAGGATGCAGCCAGCATTAACGAGATACAAATCCGGGCTGCATTAAATCTCCCGAATGGCCATGGAGGAAATGGTAACTTAATTCCCACACAAGATGCGGTAGATGAATTTGAGTCATACAATGGCCCGGATCCTGATGATGAGTTCGATAATTTCGACCCCCGCCTTTATTATTCTGTATGGAAACAGGGCGATTACTTCGATTCTCAGGAACCTGAATATCAGTCTGCCTGGTCTCCAACACAATACAATGTAAAAAAAGGTTTAGCATTTCCATTTACGGATAGAGCAGAAGACGGAACCGACAGAAATATTCCATTAATACGCTATGGTGACGTACTGCTCATGTATGCTGAAGCTGTGAATGCGAAAAGCAGCCGTGATCCTTCTGAGGCTATCTGGGCTATTAACCAGGTCCGTGCCCGTGTAAATATGCCTGCTTATCCAAATAATTCTGAGTCGATGTATTCTGTAGATGCCGGCAGTAGCGAACAGGAAATTTTTGAGGCTATTGTTCACGAGAGACGCGTTGAGCTTTTAGGAGAATACCATCGCTATAATGATTTAAGAAGATGGGAAATTGCGGAAGAAGAAATGGGAGCTTTAGGATGGCAATCGCCAAGACATGTTTTCTTTCCCATACCTGCAGAAGAAGTTGAAAACAATGCTCAGCTCGAACAGAATCCCAACTATTAA
- a CDS encoding bile acid:sodium symporter family protein produces the protein MHRFYRALLYVSGCFFIATLGALIAGYGSSVIGPLTIAMFITLALGVRGTDTLFKSFAFSIWIFASVSFAMFYPDMIVEIGGFNTTVLIVPLIQIIMFGMGTQLSINDFKGVLKRPRGVLVGMVCQFTIMPLVGISLALTFGFPAEIAAGVVLIGSCPGGVASNVMAFIAEADLALSITLTAVATMVSPFITPLLMEFLAGQFVPIDALGMMWSILNMIILPIVLGLIFNHFLHGKAQWLDDVMPVVSMVGIAVIITVITAAGRDSLVSIGLLLVLAAIIHNGVGYFLGYWGGRLLGMDEKSCRTIALEVGMQNGGMASGLAAEMGKIATVGLAPAVFGPWMNVSGSTLANWWRRKALKEEAENAENLPIQ, from the coding sequence ATGCATAGATTTTATCGAGCGCTTTTATATGTAAGCGGATGTTTCTTTATAGCTACTCTTGGGGCACTCATTGCCGGGTATGGATCATCTGTTATCGGGCCTCTGACAATTGCGATGTTTATAACCCTGGCGCTGGGTGTGCGAGGTACCGATACATTATTTAAATCATTTGCCTTTTCAATCTGGATATTTGCTTCGGTTTCATTTGCAATGTTTTATCCCGATATGATTGTTGAGATAGGTGGTTTTAACACCACTGTGCTAATTGTTCCATTGATTCAAATAATTATGTTTGGAATGGGGACTCAGCTCAGCATCAATGATTTTAAAGGTGTACTGAAACGACCGCGCGGAGTTTTAGTAGGCATGGTTTGCCAGTTTACAATTATGCCGTTAGTAGGTATTAGTTTGGCATTGACATTTGGATTTCCGGCTGAAATTGCTGCAGGCGTAGTACTAATTGGCTCTTGCCCCGGCGGTGTGGCCTCCAATGTGATGGCTTTTATTGCAGAAGCCGATTTAGCTCTTTCCATCACGTTAACGGCTGTTGCCACGATGGTCTCTCCATTCATAACACCTTTATTAATGGAGTTTTTAGCTGGCCAGTTTGTGCCGATTGACGCTTTAGGGATGATGTGGAGTATTCTCAATATGATTATTTTGCCCATAGTGCTGGGACTTATATTCAACCATTTTCTTCATGGAAAAGCACAATGGCTGGATGATGTAATGCCGGTGGTCTCAATGGTAGGTATTGCTGTCATCATTACCGTGATAACAGCTGCCGGCAGGGATTCGCTGGTATCCATTGGTCTTTTATTGGTCCTGGCTGCTATCATCCATAATGGAGTAGGATATTTTTTAGGCTACTGGGGTGGTCGTCTGTTAGGAATGGACGAGAAATCCTGCCGGACAATTGCGTTAGAGGTAGGAATGCAAAACGGGGGAATGGCCTCCGGACTTGCTGCAGAGATGGGAAAAATCGCTACAGTGGGTTTAGCCCCGGCTGTTTTTGGCCCGTGGATGAACGTATCCGGTTCAACATTAGCCAACTGGTGGCGGCGCAAAGCTTTAAAAGAAGAGGCAGAAAACGCCGAAAACTTACCCATTCAATAA
- a CDS encoding mannonate dehydratase: MGNSRRNFLKKSVSLAALSAAGLSLGACTSKDQSSATDSTPGDKINRQVEWPVTEGPDTPKLCMAPTGTSEKALRRLKQLGIDHVMSYSAPRTPWDEEELRSLVAEYKKGGLSLLNLYISGYWDVIHGGENRDSQIEAVQESIRAAGAVGIPVVEYNWYAHRLMEGYHLVEGRGGAGYTGFEYKGFEDLPPDPEIGVHTAEELWDRLTYFLEAVIPVAEEAGVRMCVHPNDPPIPVSHGSDQILATFDDWKRLIEIVDSPSNGITYDCGVTTELGEDAVEVCRYFGSRDRINHVHFRNVLVDEPYVKYTEVFPDNGQANMFAVMQELVRNSYKYGIYPEHPRELDYDNEHPDGINNQYPGGGGYAGYTYNMGYARAMLQAALIAEGKA; the protein is encoded by the coding sequence ATGGGAAACTCCCGCCGAAATTTTCTCAAAAAAAGTGTTTCACTTGCAGCTTTGTCGGCTGCGGGGCTTTCATTAGGGGCTTGTACTTCAAAGGATCAAAGTTCTGCTACCGATTCAACGCCGGGCGACAAGATTAATCGCCAGGTAGAGTGGCCTGTAACGGAAGGACCGGATACGCCAAAACTTTGTATGGCCCCTACCGGAACATCTGAAAAAGCCTTAAGAAGACTTAAGCAGCTTGGGATTGATCATGTGATGAGTTACAGTGCTCCCCGAACTCCTTGGGATGAAGAAGAACTTCGGTCTCTTGTTGCAGAATATAAAAAGGGGGGGTTATCACTCCTGAATCTTTATATCAGCGGTTACTGGGATGTGATTCACGGCGGTGAAAACCGTGATTCACAGATTGAAGCTGTCCAGGAAAGCATCAGGGCGGCTGGTGCGGTAGGAATTCCTGTTGTAGAATATAACTGGTATGCCCATCGGTTGATGGAGGGATACCATCTTGTAGAAGGCAGGGGTGGCGCCGGCTATACTGGATTTGAATATAAAGGATTCGAGGATCTGCCCCCTGATCCTGAAATCGGCGTTCATACGGCTGAAGAACTCTGGGATCGACTTACCTATTTTTTGGAAGCTGTCATTCCCGTGGCTGAAGAAGCGGGCGTAAGGATGTGTGTGCACCCAAATGATCCCCCCATTCCTGTCAGTCATGGTTCAGACCAGATTCTGGCCACATTCGATGACTGGAAACGGTTGATTGAGATTGTAGACAGCCCCTCGAATGGAATAACCTATGACTGTGGTGTAACAACGGAATTGGGGGAAGATGCGGTAGAAGTCTGCCGCTACTTTGGCAGCAGAGACCGGATCAATCATGTGCACTTCCGCAATGTGCTTGTGGATGAACCCTATGTAAAATATACGGAGGTTTTTCCCGACAATGGGCAAGCCAACATGTTTGCCGTGATGCAGGAATTGGTCCGGAATAGCTATAAATATGGAATCTACCCGGAGCACCCCAGGGAACTTGATTATGATAATGAACACCCCGATGGAATCAATAATCAATATCCCGGAGGCGGTGGTTACGCCGGCTATACCTATAACATGGGTTATGCCCGGGCCATGTTGCAGGCGGCTTTAATTGCTGAAGGAAAAGCATAA
- a CDS encoding RraA family protein has protein sequence MKHLKYTLALLFTFCVVFQFSLKAQTISKEKLIALTPKWDGERFEDGRPKVPQSILERMEHVTIEEAWGIIRRDGYHNQFEGGTWEILHPDEPIVGRALTATYMPARPDVQEHITTQGESDGRSGPPNTWPIDMLEQGDVYIADGYGKVKDGTLIGDRLGNTIFANSGNGVVFHGSSRDREGLSEIEGFNAFVRAWHPSYIQEMMLVGLNTPTRIGQVTVMPGDIVLAKKEGVVFIPAHLAQKVVDQSEVIRVRDTFAHEKVRNGTYTAGQMDTKWTEEIEEDFKNWVETNSKRLKEEIGVSQTTIDNLMKDE, from the coding sequence ATGAAGCATTTAAAATACACCTTAGCACTCTTATTTACATTTTGCGTGGTTTTCCAATTTTCATTGAAAGCCCAAACCATTTCCAAAGAAAAACTAATTGCCCTCACTCCGAAGTGGGATGGAGAACGCTTTGAAGATGGCCGCCCTAAAGTACCCCAAAGCATTTTAGAACGAATGGAACATGTGACCATCGAAGAGGCGTGGGGCATTATACGCAGAGATGGATATCATAACCAATTTGAAGGCGGAACATGGGAGATTTTACATCCGGATGAACCGATTGTTGGCCGGGCACTAACAGCAACCTATATGCCGGCTCGCCCTGACGTTCAAGAACATATAACCACGCAAGGCGAAAGCGATGGCCGGTCTGGCCCTCCCAATACATGGCCTATTGATATGCTGGAACAGGGAGATGTGTACATCGCAGATGGTTACGGCAAGGTAAAAGACGGAACATTGATTGGCGACAGGCTTGGGAATACCATTTTTGCCAATTCAGGAAATGGAGTGGTATTTCATGGTTCTTCAAGAGATCGAGAAGGACTTTCTGAAATTGAAGGATTCAATGCTTTCGTAAGGGCATGGCATCCGTCATATATCCAGGAAATGATGTTGGTTGGGCTGAATACCCCCACACGAATCGGACAAGTTACTGTTATGCCGGGGGATATTGTATTAGCCAAAAAAGAAGGCGTTGTATTTATCCCTGCTCATCTTGCTCAAAAAGTAGTGGACCAATCAGAAGTAATTCGTGTGCGCGACACTTTTGCCCATGAAAAAGTTCGCAACGGTACTTATACCGCGGGTCAGATGGATACAAAATGGACTGAAGAAATTGAAGAAGATTTCAAAAACTGGGTAGAAACAAATAGTAAACGCCTGAAGGAAGAAATCGGAGTTAGCCAAACAACGATTGATAATCTGATGAAAGATGAATAG
- a CDS encoding mandelate racemase/muconate lactonizing enzyme family protein, translating into MKQNEEANGRRNFLKKMGLGGLSLAGLTLSPLEDQIAYASQNVKRNSSPSDLKITDLRVTRVLRTPIIRIYTNQGIVGHGDVRDIGDYRYALMLKSRILGENPCNVEKLFKIINQFGHHGRQGGGVSGVETALWDLAGKAYGVPVYQMLGGKYRDKVRIYCDTTMSRDPQEYARRMQERVDAGYTSLKMDIGIALIEDVEGALINADFWKNQPGGMSGWNAIPGSYSNTKHPFTRVQVTEKGIDKLMEYVDVMRSQIGYEIPMGTDHWGHFDVNEAIKLARAAEPYNLAYMEDLIPWTYTNQWKRITESTTTPTQTGEDIFMLKGGFKELIDNQAINVIHPDPVGCGGLLETKKIGDYAQQHGIPMQLHHASSPVSFLGAVHAAAATQNFLWLEHHFVDNPWYDDLVTGVKKPIVQDGYVPVPEKPGIGVELNEEVVKEHMDQDIGFFEPTPEWDESQSWDRLWS; encoded by the coding sequence ATGAAGCAGAATGAAGAGGCCAATGGTCGCCGTAATTTTTTGAAAAAAATGGGGTTAGGCGGGTTGAGCCTGGCAGGTTTAACCTTGTCTCCATTAGAAGATCAGATAGCTTACGCAAGCCAGAATGTTAAACGAAACTCCAGCCCTTCTGATCTCAAGATTACAGATCTTCGCGTGACAAGAGTACTGAGAACCCCCATTATCAGGATTTATACAAATCAGGGAATTGTAGGCCACGGAGATGTACGGGATATCGGCGATTATCGCTATGCACTGATGCTGAAGAGCAGGATTTTAGGAGAAAATCCTTGTAATGTCGAAAAGCTGTTTAAAATCATTAATCAATTTGGACACCATGGACGGCAAGGGGGCGGAGTTTCTGGTGTAGAAACAGCTCTTTGGGATTTAGCCGGAAAGGCTTACGGTGTCCCTGTTTATCAAATGTTGGGCGGCAAATACCGTGATAAAGTACGTATCTATTGCGATACAACCATGTCTCGTGATCCTCAGGAATATGCACGTCGGATGCAGGAGCGTGTAGATGCGGGATATACTTCTTTAAAGATGGATATAGGGATCGCTCTTATTGAAGATGTAGAAGGAGCACTTATTAATGCCGATTTTTGGAAGAATCAGCCGGGAGGAATGAGCGGTTGGAATGCTATCCCCGGCAGTTATTCAAATACTAAACATCCATTCACACGTGTACAGGTAACGGAAAAGGGTATCGATAAACTCATGGAGTATGTGGATGTCATGCGGTCGCAAATTGGATACGAAATTCCAATGGGAACGGATCACTGGGGACATTTTGATGTCAATGAAGCCATAAAACTGGCACGCGCTGCTGAACCCTACAATTTAGCGTACATGGAAGATCTGATCCCCTGGACCTATACCAACCAGTGGAAGAGAATTACTGAATCCACAACCACTCCCACACAGACTGGGGAAGATATCTTTATGCTAAAAGGAGGATTCAAAGAATTAATTGATAATCAGGCAATTAATGTCATTCATCCCGATCCGGTAGGGTGTGGTGGTTTACTGGAAACAAAAAAGATCGGTGATTATGCTCAACAGCATGGCATTCCTATGCAACTGCACCATGCTTCATCTCCGGTATCTTTCTTAGGAGCTGTTCATGCCGCGGCGGCAACTCAAAATTTTCTTTGGTTAGAGCATCATTTTGTTGATAACCCTTGGTACGATGATCTGGTTACCGGAGTGAAGAAGCCGATTGTACAGGATGGTTATGTGCCTGTACCAGAAAAACCCGGCATTGGCGTGGAGCTTAATGAAGAAGTAGTGAAAGAGCATATGGATCAAGACATCGGTTTTTTTGAACCTACACCAGAATGGGATGAGAGCCAATCCTGGGATCGTCTTTGGAGCTGA